The DNA region GATTTTTGGCGGCTTCCTCCTGATCCTTGACCGGAGCTTTGTCCAGCAGTCTGGCGATCATGGTGGCGAGCATCTCCACATGGGCCAGTTCTTCCGTGCCGGTGTCCAGCAACAGGTCCCGATACTTGGAATGGGCTTTGCTCCTCAGATTCCAACCTTGGAACAAATACTGCATCGCCACGGTGATTTCCCCGAACTGCCCGCCCAGGATTTCCTGCAACTTCTTGGCAAAAATCGGATCCGGTCTTTCCGGCTTGGCTTCGAATTGCAGCTCCTTGACATGAAAAAACACGGCATTCCCTCCCGGAAGGTCATGTTGACCATATGGTATCGGGCGGGTGCCCGGATGGTGCTTGTTCGTAGAAAAGGTTGGACGGGCATTCACGGGGAGAGCCGTGTTGCTGTGACCAAAAAAGTTTGATCAAGTCGCGGGATCGATAAAAATCTATCATCAATAAACATAATAATATTTCTAATGTTAAAATAATAATAGATTTTATGCAGGAAAGGAGATGTGAATTTGAGGAATTTCAGATATTGGCTTCCTGTTGTGTTGTCCATGATTCTTTCCTTCACCGTTTTTCCCCTCCCGCGTTCGGCGGACGCCGCACCCAATTTTTCCATGCCGTTTCCGTGCAACCAGACGTGGGTCGGGGAGACGCGGACCAATCACAATCCGACGTATGCGGTGGATTTGAACCGGGCCAATGACCTCGGAGATCCCGTGGTGGCATCGGCTGCCGGGAAGGTGATCACGGTTCGGGATCTGGGCAACACCAGCTACGGCAAGTACGTGGTGATTGATCACGGCGGAGGCTGGACCACTTGGTATGCCCATCTCCAATCGTTCAGTGTTTCCGTCGGTCAAAGCGTGAAAAAGGGACAAAAAATCGGAGCGGTGGGAAGCAGCGGAGGATCGACCGGGCCGCACCTGCACTATGAACAACGGCTCAACGGAACCGTTCAGAAAATCAAGTGGGAAGGAACTCAAATCCTGTATTACGGTCAAAAGAATTATACCAGCAAGAACAGTTGCGGCAGCAGCACCGTAACCGGTACGGTCAAAACAACCAGCGGTGCTCCGCTCAACATCCGCTCGGGCCCGGGCACCAGCTACAGCGTGGTGGGGCAGGTGGCCAACGGTGCCACGGTCACCATCCAGTGTCAGGTTCGGGGTGAAACCGTGACCGGCACGTTCGGGACCAGCAATCTGTGGAACCGGATCGGCAGCGGAAAATATGTTGCCGATGCATATGTCTACACCGGGTCGGACGGGCAAGTGGCCCCCACCTGTAAATGACGGAATCATCCGAACGGAAACCTCCGGGAAAACTCTGTTTTTTCCCGGAGGTTTTTCTTGTTTCAAGCCTCCTCCTCGAAGAAGGAATTCTCTGTGCAAAACCGAATGACAATGCACACAACAAATCGGGGGAGGGGCAGGCATGGACCAAGTGGTGGATGGGCCGGCACGTCACAAAGATCATTCGGATCACCCGGCCGGGGCGGAGATGGTACGATTGCTGCAATTACTTCGCGTTGAGAAAGGGAACCGGGTGTTGGAGATCGGTGGAACGGAGTGGACGTCCATGCTCTTGTCTGCCATGGTTGAACCGGAAGGACGGGTGGATCCCCTTCAGGCGGATCCGCCATTGGAGGAGATGGCTGACATCCGGTTTGAACCCGCGGAAGACTCCCCGGGATTTCCGGAAGAAGCCTCCTATGACCGGATCATTTCATGGTCGGGGCTGGACCGTTTGCCGGACGCATGGACAGAGCATTTGGCAGAGGGCGGGGTGTTGGTGGCTCCGTTTTCGGTGTTGCCCCTCCCGGACTCTCAGGTGGTTTGCCGGTTTGTGAAGGAAAACCGGAAGCTGACGGACGGAGACGTGTGGGAAGGCTCACGGTCGGCGGAGTCTGCTTCGGCGCGGAACGGCGTCATGTGGAAGACGGGCGAAAGGGAAGGGCAGGCCTGGGCCGGCGCGGACTGGATGAAGGGGCGCAAGCCGGAACGTTGGGGACAGCGTTTCCGCACGGCGCAGGGGGTGCCGTCACCGGTCAGGGAAACGGCGGCGTCGATTCGCCCGTTCCTGTTGGCCACGGCACCGGAAGGGCTCACCACGGCCCATCACCCGGTGATCGGTCGGTGCATCGGTTACAGCAGTGCGGACGGATTTGCACTGGCCGCCTTGCATGAACGGGTTTGGCTGGTCTCCGATGATCGGCACGGGCGAGTCCTTCGTCAGTGGTGGGACGAGTGGGGGCGGCGCGGGAAGCCGGATTACAAGGATCTGCGGGCAAGCGTGTCCGGCGGACGGGTGAGGGTTGTGCTCAGAAGGTGAAAGCGACCGTCCCTTCCATCGAACTCCGCGGCCGAAGCGTTCCAAGCGCCGGGAGAGGATCACGCGGAGGATGCGGAAGATCGCCCGAAAAGGTACTCTGGAAATGTGGTTGATCGATGAAAGGCAACACGGAACGGGAGGGTTTCCGCATGAAGCGTGTGTTTTGCGTGGGAGAGTTGCTCATCGATTGGGTATGCACCGAACACGGGGTGTCGTTGGCGGAAGGAAGCCGCTTCGAGAAAAAAGCGGGCGGCGCGCCGGCCAATGTGGCAGCCGCCGTGGCCAGGTTGGGAGGGGAAGCGGTGTTCATGGGACGGGTGGGGGAAGATCCCTTCGGAGATTTTCTGGTGAACACCTTGCGAAAAGAACGGGTGGACGTGTCGATGATCGACCGGGGAGGATCCACCACATTTGCCTTTGTTTCCCTCAAAGCGGACGGAGAACGGGATTTCGTGTTCTGCCGCGGGGCGGACGGTGAGTATTCCCTTGACCGGATCGACCTTTCCCGGTTGCGGTCGGGAGACATATTGCACTTCGGCTCCGCCACGGCCTGGTTGCCCGGAGAGCTTCGCGTCACGGTGTTTCAATTGCTTTCGATCGCCCGGGATCGGGGAATGTTCATCTCGTTTGATCCCAATCACCGCGATGCCCTGATTCATGATTTGGAATCATTCAGGCGGGATTGTCTTCATTTCCTGGAACATGCCCGGTTTGTGAAGATGAGCGAAGAGGAGGCCATGCTTGTCTCCGGCGTGAAGGATCCGATGGTCGCGGTAAACGTGCTGATGCGGCACGGTCCGGACGTGTTGTGTGTCACCATGGGAGCATCCGGAACGCTTTTGGCGACCCGGGAGCGGATGGAGTTGGTTCCGTCGGTACGGGTGAAGCAGGTGGATTCCACCGGCGCGGGAGACGCGTTTGTCGGTGCGATGCTGTACCGGTTTGCCGGGGAAGAGCGGTTGGAAGAAGCATTGGGCCATCATGGGAAATTGGCGGAATTTGTCCGGTTTGCCAACCGCGCCGGGGCGGCGGCGTGTACGGGCTACGGGGCCATCGCTTCCCTGCCGACGTTGGAGCAGGTTTTGTCATTGTGAAGAGGGAGCATGCCGCACATTTCCGTGAAAAGAGAGATGACACGAAAAGGACCGCATCATCCCGGACGGCCCGGTTCGGGACGGATGCGGTCTTTTGCCTCTTTCGGGAGGGTTCGTCAGATCGTCCAGCGGATGAGCGTGCTGGTGTGGACGAAACCGCCGCCGAATCCTGACAGCAGGACGAGGTCGCCGCGCTTCAGCTTGCCTGCGTCCATCCCGTCCTTCAGGGCAAGCGGAATGGAAGCCGATGAGGTGTTTCCGTACCGCGTTGCGCTGAACAACACCTTTTCCATGGGGATCCCGATGCGGCTGCAGACCGCTTCGATGATGCGGATGTTGGCACTGTGCGGCACGAACAGGTCCAAATCTCCCGGGGTGAGGCCTTCCTCTGCCAAGAGGGGCGGAATCTCCCGCACCAGGGTATGGACGGCGATTTTGAACACTTCCCGCCCGTTTTGCACCAGTTTTCCGTTGCGGAGGATCGGTTTGCCGCCGATGCGATCGGCGATTCCGGAGCAATAGAGGTGAATGCCGGCCGAACCGTCCGTGGTGGAGACGGAGCGGATGAAGGAAGGCTCCTTGGAGTCGTGTTCCACCAGGACCGCACCGGCGGCATCGCCGAACAGAATGCAGGTGGTGCGGTCCGTGTAATCGGTGATTTTGGACAGCGTTTCCGCGCCGATGACCAATACTTTGCGGCATTGTTCCGACGTGATCAACGCATTGGCCATATTGAGTCCGTGGACAAATCCGGCACAGGCCGCCGAGATGTCGATCGCACCGGCTGTCCGGGAAAGACCGAGGCGGTGGTGGACCTGACTGGCCACGCTGGGGAACGGCGCATCGGGAGTGGCGGTGGACACGATGACAAAATCGATGTCCGCCAAACGTACCTGGTGTCTCTCCACCAGGTTTTCCACGGCTTTGACACACAGATCCGACGTGAATTCGTCGTTGGCGGCGATTCGACGTTCATGGATGCCGGTTCGTTGCACGATCCATTCATCCGAGGTTTCCACCAACCGTTCCAGGTCTCGATTGGTCAGCACGCGTTCGGGAACATGGGTCCCGATGGCGGAAATGCGGGCTTGGGAAACGGGAATCGCGGAAGTCACGGGGCATTCCTCCTTGCATGAATGGGGATCAAGGAAAAATGTGGAAGAGTTTGTGATCAACATTTAGAACCAGGTCATAATAATGGGTTTCAATCATTCTATTCCGGTTTTCGCCGGGTGTCAATCGATGATTTCGAAATGTTTCGAGACAAGAAAAAATATTTGACAAAAAGTTGAAACGTGTTAATATGGACACGAAAGTATTAATCAATCACAAGTTCATATGGAAAGTCCACTGGGGGGGCCTTTAGTGAAAGGCTGAGATTAAAGTGTTACTTTAAGACCCTTGGAACCTGATCTGGATCATACCAGCGTAGGGAAGTGGCGGAAGGCACGTTTTTCGGGTGCCGGATTGTGCATATCGACCGCTCACCGCTTTCTTCCCCGTGAAGAAAGCGGTTTTTGTTTGTCTGGGTGATCCCGGAAGGTCGGTGGGCCGAGAAGAGAAAAGGGGGATCTGTTGTTGACATTCAGCGAACGGCTCAGACGGGAAGCGGATCCGGTGTGGCAAGCCAGTTTCGAGCATCCTTTCGTGAAGGGAATCGCGGACGGCAGCTTGCCGATGGCTTGTTTCCGTCACTATGTGCTCCAGGATTCCTACTATCTTTCCCACTTCGCCCGTGTGCAGGCCATCGGGGCGACCAAAGCGGATTCGCTCCCGGAAACGGCGAGAATGGCCCTTCACGCTCAGCGCACCTGTGACGCCGAGCTGTCCCTCCATCGGCGCTTCATGAATCGTTTGAACATCACGGAGCAGGAAAAAGAAACGTTCGAACCTGCCCCCACGGCATACGCATACACGTCCCATCTGTATCGTGCCGCATGGACGGGGGAGTACGGAGACGTCATTGCCGCCATTCTTCCGTGTTATTGGCTGTACATGGAGATCGGGGAAAGGCTGAAAGGGAAAGAGCCGGATGAGCCGATCTACCGGGAGTGGATCTCCGCCTACGGCAGCGACTGGTTCCGTCAGCTGGTGGAGGAGCAGATCCGCTGTCTGAACCGGATTGCCGATCGGGCTTCGGAAGCGACCCGAAACCGGATGAGAGATCACTTCCTGATCAGCAGCCGGTATGAATGGATGTTCTGGGAAATGGCGTGGCGCCTGGAATCGTGGCCGGCGGATGCCGCGCGCGGAAAAATCGGGTGAGTTCTGTTCGGAATGTTGGGAGGAGGGCGAAGACTTTGAACAAAGGACTGAAGCTGACGGACATTCTCGTGACGGTTGTCATTTCCGTCGTGTTCGGCGTGGTGTACAAGCTGTGGGGACCGCTGTATTACGCGGTCAAGCCGTTCGGGCTCCATCTGGACCAGTTTCTCTACGGCATGTGGTTCATCGCCGCGGCGGTGGCGTTTCTGATCATCCGCAAACCGGGAGTGGCCGTCTTGGCGGAGATGGCCGCTGCTTCCGGGGAATTGATCATGGGATCGGAGTGGGGGCTGGAAACGATGATCTACGGACTGGTGCAAGGTCTGTTCGCCGAATTGATCTTTGCCCTGTTCCGGTACAAGCGGTACGACTTGCCGGTGTTGTTTTTGGCCGCGGCCGCTTCCACCGTCGGGTCCCTGATCATGGATTTCTGGAAAGGGTACATCGATGAACTGGCGGCTTGGAACCTGACGCTGTATATCGGAATGCGGCTGATCGGAGCGCTGGTGATCGCCGGCTGGTTCGCCCGCGTTCTGGTGAACGCGCTGGATGCGACCGGAGTGACCCGGCTGGTTCGCCCCGCTTCCCGGGAAGATTGGGACTCCCTGGACCGGGAGTGACGGAAGATGAAACCGGCACTTTCCGTCAAGGGGCTCAGGCTCAAGTTTCCGGGCAAAGAAGGACTTCTGTTCAAGGATCTGTCCGTGACGGTCCGACGGGGAGAGAAGGTTCTCTTTCTCGGGCCGTCCGGATGCGGGAAATCGACGCTGCTTCGGGTGATGTGCGGATTGATTCCCCGCGTCATCGATGTTCCGGCCAAGGCGGAAGAGCAACGGATTCCCGATTCGTGGGGCATGGTTTTTCAAGATCCGGACACCCAATTTTGCATGCCGTATGTGGATGAGGAAATCGCCTTTGTGCTGGAAAATCTGGGAGTTCCGCGGGAAGAGATGCCGGGGAGGATTCGCGATTTGCTTGAGCGGGTCGGTCTTCATCTCCCGGATCCCCATGTCCGGATCGGCACGCTCTCCGGGGGAATGAAGCAGCGGTTGGCCATCGCTTCCGTGCTGGCTCTGGAGCCCGACGTGCTGTTTCTGGACGAACCGACGTCCATGCTGGATCCTGAAGGGACGCGGGAAGTCTGGGAAGTGGTTCGCGAAGTGGCCCGTGACCGGACCGTGGTGATCGTGGAACACAAGATTGACCGGGTGCTGGATTTTGTCGACCGGATCCTGCTTTTCGATTCGCACGGACGCATCCTTGCGGACGGCCGGCCCGATGTCGTGTTGAAGCGCCACCGGGAAGAGATCCGCCATTTCGGCATCTGGCACCCCGGAGTCTGGGACGAATGGATGAGAGAAAATCCGGGGCGATTCGGCCGGAACGCGGAAAACCGGGAAGTGATTGTGCTCCGGGATTTCAGCGGATTCCGCCGGAAAGAGCCCCACATCCGGGTGGAAGCGGCGCAGGTGAGGGAAGGAGATTGGATCGCCGTCACCGGGGCAAACGGAGCGGGCAAAACCACTCTGCTCCTCGCCCTGATGCGCCTGATCCGCACCCGGGGGGAATGCCGCCTGCCCGGAATGTCCGGCGAGCGGGTCGCCGACTTGACCGGGCAAGTGAATCTGGTGTTTCAGAATCCCGAGCATCAGTTTGTCGAGCGGACCGTGTTTGATGAAATCGCGTTCGCGCTCCGGCGAAGCGGCGCTCCCGAAGAAGAAGTGAACCGCCGGGTGAATGAGCTGCTGGAGCTGTTCGGGCTTCACGGCAAGGAGATGCAACATCCGCACTTGTTGTCCACCGGAGAGAAGCGGCGACTCAGCGTCGCCACCGCCGTGGCGGTGAAACCAAGGGTGTTGCTGCTGGATGAACCGACGTTCGGCCTGGATGCGGCAAACACCTTCCGGCTGCTGGAGCTGTTGGAATCGATGCGAAGACAGGGAACCACCATTCTGATGGTGACACATGATGAGCGGATCATGGCGGACGCGGCCACGAGGATCTGGGTGATCCGAAGCGGCAGATTGGCGGAGGACAAAGTGCCGGGGGGATCGGCGGCATGGACGGACGGCCGGGGAAAGGAGGAAGCCGCATGCCTTTCGACGCGAATTTGAGGGAGACGTGGCTTCACCGGGCCAATCCCGCCGTGAAACTGATCCTGCTCACGATGATGATGTTGGGCACCTTGCTCATCCACAATCCCAATGTCCAGCTCTGGCTCTCGATGGGGACCCTGTTGTTGTTCGTCGGGTGGAGCGGCGCTCCGCTCCGGTGGATGGCGCTGATCCTGCTCTCACTGCTGTTTGTGGTCGTATCTTCTTCGCTGACGATGATCATGTTCGGCAAAGGGGAGACCGTCTGGTGGGAATGGGGCTGGATCCGCGTGTCCGAGGAAAGTTTTTACCGCGGGATTCACGTGGGATTCCGCTCCATGGCGTTCGCCTGTCTCGGCCTGGTGTTTTCGTTCACCACCCGGCCGGTGCTCCTCTTCTATTCGCTCATGCAGCAGCTGAAACTTCCGCCGAGGCTGGCTTACAGCATGATGGCGGCCATCCGGCTGATTCCGATGTTGGCCGAAGAGCTGCAGACGCTGCGCATGGCGTTCCGTGTGCGGGGAGTCGTGACGAAAGGCGGGCCGCTTTCCCTGCTGCGGGTGACCGTGAAGTATGCGGTGCCCCTGTTGTCCCAGGGGATCCGGCGCGCCGCCCGGATCGCCGTGGCGATGGAAGCGAAGCGGTTTTGCGAGGGGGGCCGGACGTATTATTACCGGACCGGCATCTCGGGACATGATCTGCTGTTGGCCGTGGTCTGCTTGGGAATGTTCGCGGCGGCGATGGCGGTCGGGAAGGAGTTCCCGGTGTGGCCGGTTCCGGATGTTCGGTCCGTGGACTGAAGCGGTGACGGAGGAGGAATGCGGGTGAAACGACCGGAGCTTCATGTGGTCACCACGGGGAGGCAGCCCGCCGAACGGGTCGTTCCTGTATTGGCGGAGATCTCGCCGCTGGTGGATCGGATTCATCTGCGGGAAAAAGCGCTCTCCGCCGGAGAGGTGTACCGAATGGCCGCTTCGTTGGCGGAGCGGGGCGTACCGCCGGAAAAAATCATCATCAATGACCGGGTGGACGTGGCGGTGGCCATCGGGGCGGGAGGCGTCCAGCTGGCGTGGCACAGCCTGCGGATGTCCGTCGTTCGCCGCGCGTTCCCCGGACTGCGGGCGGGCCGCTCCGTCCATTCGGAAAAAGAGGCGGACGAGGCCGTTCGTGACGGAGCCGATTGGCTCATCTACGGGCACGTGTTTCCCACCCGAAGCAAACCGGGCCTGTCGCCGCGGGGATTGGAAGAGCTGGGATCCATCATTCGCCGCCAACCGGTTCCGGTCATTGCCATCGGGGGGATCTTGCCGGAAAATGCCGGGCTCCCTCTTGAGGCGGGGGCGGCGGGCATCGCTGTCATGTCGGGCATTCTGGAGAGGCCCGATCCGGCGAAGGCGGCGTGGGAGTATGCCGCGATCCTGAACAGGTGGGTGAAAAAACATGGCACAAACCTTTGATGTCGCCGTCATCGGCGGAGGGGTGATGGGTTGCGGCATTGCCTGGAAATTGGCCGAACGCGGGCACAAGGTGGTTGTGCTCGAACGGGACCGCGTCGGCGCCAAGGCTTCTTCCGCGGCTGCCGGCATGTTGGGGGCCCAGGCGGAACTCACGGAAGACGGACCGCTGCTTCGGCTGGCCGTCAAGAGCCGCTCCATGTTTCCTGGACTGGCGGCGGAGCTGAAAGAGCTCTCGGGAATCGACATCCGCTTTGTCGACCGGGGGATGGTGAAAATCGCTTTGACGGCCGAGGAGGCGGAGGCGCTGCGGGATCAGGCCCTTCGCCACTGCGAAATGGGGCTGGAAGTGGCCTGGTTGGACGGGGAGCGCCTCCGGCAACGGGTCCCCGGTTTGTCTCCGCTGGTGCAAGGAGGAGTGTTTTTGCCGCGGGACGGTCAGGTGTCGGCACCGGACTTCACACGGGCACTCGCCCGAAGCGCCGTCAAGCGGGGAGCGATCATCCGCGAGCATGTGGAAGTGACGGGACTGGTGCTGGATGGAAACGCCGTCCGCGGAGTGAAAACCTTGACGGACGTGATTCATGCGGACCGGGTGGTGGTGGCTGCGGGAGCGTGGACCGGCGGAATGCTCGCCAAAGCGGGGGTTCACATCCCGACGGTTCCCGTCAAGGGAGAATGCTTTTCCGTGATGGCGGACACCACCTTCCTCGGGCACACGGTGTTTGCCGAAGGTTGTTACCTCGTTCCCAAAGAGGGAGGACGACTGGTGGTGGGGGCCACCATGGAACCCGGCACCTTTGACGAACGGATCTCTCTCGGGGGCCTGGCCGAATTGATGCAAAAAGCGATGCGCATTTTTCCCTCGATCCATTTGGCTTCCTGGGAGCGTGCGTGGAGCGGAATCCGCCCGCAGACTCCGGACGGCCTTCCGATTCTCGGCCGGCATCCGGAAATCGGGGGGCTCATCGTCGCCACCGGTCATTTCCGGAACGGAATCTTGCTGGCGCCCGTCACGGCGGAGATCGCGGCCGATTTGGCGGAGGACAAGCCGGTCCCGCCGTCATTGGAAGCGTTTCGCGTCGATCGGTGGAACAACGTGGAGGTGATGTCATGAATCTGCGCATCAACGGGGAGACGGTTCACATTCCGGAAGAAGTGACCACCGTGGAAGATCTGCTCGGTCACTTTTCCCTCGCGGGCAAAGTGGTGATCGTGGAGCGGAACGGCGAAGTGCTGGAGAAGGCGGACCATCCCCGGACGCGTCTTTCGGACGGAGACCGGATTGAAATCGTTCACTTTGTGGGAGGCGGTTGACATGTTGAAAATCGGACCATATACCTTCCGGTCCCGGCTGCTTCTGGGAACCGGCAAATACCCCGATCCGGATGTGCAAAAGCAGGCGGTGGAAGTCTCCGAAGCGGAGATTCTCACGTTTGCGGTCCGCCGCATGAATATCTGGCAACCGGATCAACCCAACTTGCTGGAACGGCTGGATCTGACCCGATACAAGCTGCTTCCCAACACCGCCGGGGCCAAGACGGCGGCCGAAGCGGTGAGAATCGCCAAGCTCGCCCGCGCGTCCGGGCTGTGCGACATGGTGAAAGTGGAAGTGATCGGCTGTGACAAAACGTTGTTGCCGGATCCGGTGGAGACGCTCCGTGCGACGGAAGAGCTGCTCAAAGAGGGCTTCATCGTGCTTCCTTACACTTCGGATGACGTGGTGCTGGCCCGGAGATTGCAGGAGTCGGGAGCGCACGCCGTGATGCCGGGCGCATCCCCGATCGGGTCCGGTCAGGGGATCGTCAATCCGCTCAATCTCAGCCTGATCATCGAACAGTCCACCGTGCCGGTCATCGTGGATGCGGGCATCGGTTCCCCCGCGGACGCCGCCTTGGCGATGGAATTGGGAGCGGACGGGGTGCTTTTGAACACCGCCGTTTCCTCGGCCAAAGATCCGGTCAAGATGGCGAGGGCGATGAAATTGGCCATCGAAGCGGGGCGACTCGGATATGAAGCCGGACGGATTCCCAAAAAGCGGTATGCCACGGCGAGCAGCCCCTCGGAAGGATGGAGCCCCGTTGGATGATCGGTACTCCAGACAAATCTTGTTTGCGCCCGTCGGGAAAAAAGGGCAGTCGCGGATCCGCCGGGCGCACGTGTTGGTCATCGGGGCGGGGGCGTTGGGCACCGCGATTTCGGACATGTTGGTGCGGGCCGGCGTCGGTCGGTTGACCCTGATGGACAGGGATTTCGTCGAGTGGAGCAATTTGCAACGACAATCCCTGTACACGGAAGAAGACGCCCGGAGCAGGCTGCCCAAGGTCGTGGCGGCCGAAAGGAGGCTCCGGCAGATCAACGCGGATGTCCGGATCGAAGCAAGGATTGCAGACGTGACGGCGGCGGAGCTGGATGAATGGGTGGCGGAAGCGGATGTGCTCATGGATGCGACGGACAATTTCGAGACGCGCCTCATCATGAACGATGCGGCTTGCAAGCATCGCAAACCTTGGATCTACGGGGCTTGTGTCGGCGGTTACGGGATGACGTTCACCATTCTCCCCGGCGAAACGCCGTGCCTCTCCTGTTTGATGGAAACGGTGCCCATGGGCGGGGCCACCTGCGATACCGCCGGCATCATCAGTCCGGCGGTTCAGATCGTGGCTTCCCATCAGGTGACCGAGGCACTGAAACTCCTGGTGGGGGACCGTGATTCGCTGCGCGGGACCCTGCTGGCCTTTGACTTGTGGGAAAACAGGCATCATGCCATGGATGTGTCACGACTGAAGAAAGAACAATGTCCGTCCTGCGGAGCCCGGGCCGTCCACCCCTATCTGGATCGGAGCCGGCAGAACCGGACCACGGTCCTTTGCGGACGGGACAGTGTGCAGATCCGGCCGATGGAAGCGGGCCGGCGGGACTTGGAATCCCTTACGGAGTCGCTCATCCGTCAGGGCAAGGAAGTGATCAGCAATCCGTTCCTGGTTTCGTTCGTGGACGGATCGTTCCGGCTGACCGTGTTTCGCGACGGACGGGTCTTGGTTCACGGAACCCGGGATCCGGCCGTGGCGCGGAGCATTTGTCACCGTTATCTGGGATGAACGGAGGCGACAAACATGGCAGTTTTCAAGGCACTCACGATCGCCGGCTCGGACAGCGGAGGCGGCGCGGGAATTCAGGCCGACCTGAAAACGTTTCAGGAGCTGGAGGCTTTCGGCATGTCGGCCATCACGGCGATCACGGCTCAAAACACCCTCGGCGTGCAGGGAGTGTGGCCCCTCCCGGTGGAAGCGGTTGTCCGGCAAATCGACTCGGTGGCGGAAGACCTGAGCCCGGATGCGGTCAAGACAGGCATGTTGTTCTCGGCGGAAATCATTGACGCGGTGGCCGAACGGATTCGCGGATACGGCTGGAAGCAGTTGGTCGTCGATCCGGTGATGGTGGCGAAGGGAGGGGCTCCGCTCCTGCACCCCGATGCGGTCCAGGCCGTGATTCGCTCCCTGATTCCGCTGGCCGCCGTGGTGACTCCCAACATTCCCGAGGCCGAAGTTCTGACCGGGATGACCATCCGATCTCTCGATGACCGGAAGGAAGCGGCCAAACGGATCGTCTCGTTCGGGGCAAAGGCGGTGGTGGTGAAAGGAGGACACGGAGAAGAAGAAACGGTGATCGATCTTCTGTATGACGGATCCGTGTTTGTGGAATTCCATCATCCGCGGGTCAACACCAGACACACCCACGGAACGGGCTGCACGTTCGCCGCGGCCGTCACCGCCGGGCTGGCCAGGGGAAGCAACCTGACGGATGCCGTGGATCTGGCCGAGTCCTACATCCGCTCGGCCATTGAGGATGAATTGGGCATCGGCGGAGGTCATGGTCCGACCAATCACTGGGCATACCGGCGCAGGAAAGGAGCTTCCTGATGAAAGATGCGCTTCGGGACCGGCTGAGACTCTACTTCGTCGCGGGCAGCGTGAACGTGCGCAAAGATCCCGGCCGCGTGTTGGAAGCCGCCATCCGGGGAGGCATCACGATGTTCCAGTTTCGCGAAAAAGGCGAAAATGCGCTGGTTGACGGAGACAAACGGCGTCTGGCACTGGAATTGAAAGAGATTTGCCGTCGCTGCAAAATTCCGTTCATCGTCAACGACGACGTGGAACTGGCCCTGGAGGTGGACGCGGACGGTGTTCACGTGGGACAGGAAGATCTCCCGGCGGAAGAGGTGAGGAAACGGATCGGGGACAAGATTCTCGGTGTTTCCGCCCATGACGCGGAGGAAGCTCTGCAGGCCGTTCGGGCCGGAGCCGATTATCTCGGCGTGGGTCCGATGCATGGGACGCTGACCAAACGGGACATCCGGCCGGTTCGGGGGCCGGTGGTGATTGAGGAGATTCGGCGGGCAGGTGTTCGTCTGCCGATGGTCGGGATCGGCGGAATC from Staphylospora marina includes:
- a CDS encoding energy-coupling factor transporter transmembrane component T family protein, with the translated sequence MPFDANLRETWLHRANPAVKLILLTMMMLGTLLIHNPNVQLWLSMGTLLLFVGWSGAPLRWMALILLSLLFVVVSSSLTMIMFGKGETVWWEWGWIRVSEESFYRGIHVGFRSMAFACLGLVFSFTTRPVLLFYSLMQQLKLPPRLAYSMMAAIRLIPMLAEELQTLRMAFRVRGVVTKGGPLSLLRVTVKYAVPLLSQGIRRAARIAVAMEAKRFCEGGRTYYYRTGISGHDLLLAVVCLGMFAAAMAVGKEFPVWPVPDVRSVD
- a CDS encoding thiamine phosphate synthase, which gives rise to MRVKRPELHVVTTGRQPAERVVPVLAEISPLVDRIHLREKALSAGEVYRMAASLAERGVPPEKIIINDRVDVAVAIGAGGVQLAWHSLRMSVVRRAFPGLRAGRSVHSEKEADEAVRDGADWLIYGHVFPTRSKPGLSPRGLEELGSIIRRQPVPVIAIGGILPENAGLPLEAGAAGIAVMSGILERPDPAKAAWEYAAILNRWVKKHGTNL
- a CDS encoding ABC transporter ATP-binding protein, translating into MKPALSVKGLRLKFPGKEGLLFKDLSVTVRRGEKVLFLGPSGCGKSTLLRVMCGLIPRVIDVPAKAEEQRIPDSWGMVFQDPDTQFCMPYVDEEIAFVLENLGVPREEMPGRIRDLLERVGLHLPDPHVRIGTLSGGMKQRLAIASVLALEPDVLFLDEPTSMLDPEGTREVWEVVREVARDRTVVIVEHKIDRVLDFVDRILLFDSHGRILADGRPDVVLKRHREEIRHFGIWHPGVWDEWMRENPGRFGRNAENREVIVLRDFSGFRRKEPHIRVEAAQVREGDWIAVTGANGAGKTTLLLALMRLIRTRGECRLPGMSGERVADLTGQVNLVFQNPEHQFVERTVFDEIAFALRRSGAPEEEVNRRVNELLELFGLHGKEMQHPHLLSTGEKRRLSVATAVAVKPRVLLLDEPTFGLDAANTFRLLELLESMRRQGTTILMVTHDERIMADAATRIWVIRSGRLAEDKVPGGSAAWTDGRGKEEAACLSTRI
- the thiS gene encoding sulfur carrier protein ThiS, which codes for MNLRINGETVHIPEEVTTVEDLLGHFSLAGKVVIVERNGEVLEKADHPRTRLSDGDRIEIVHFVGGG
- a CDS encoding ThiF family adenylyltransferase — protein: MDDRYSRQILFAPVGKKGQSRIRRAHVLVIGAGALGTAISDMLVRAGVGRLTLMDRDFVEWSNLQRQSLYTEEDARSRLPKVVAAERRLRQINADVRIEARIADVTAAELDEWVAEADVLMDATDNFETRLIMNDAACKHRKPWIYGACVGGYGMTFTILPGETPCLSCLMETVPMGGATCDTAGIISPAVQIVASHQVTEALKLLVGDRDSLRGTLLAFDLWENRHHAMDVSRLKKEQCPSCGARAVHPYLDRSRQNRTTVLCGRDSVQIRPMEAGRRDLESLTESLIRQGKEVISNPFLVSFVDGSFRLTVFRDGRVLVHGTRDPAVARSICHRYLG
- a CDS encoding thiazole synthase gives rise to the protein MLKIGPYTFRSRLLLGTGKYPDPDVQKQAVEVSEAEILTFAVRRMNIWQPDQPNLLERLDLTRYKLLPNTAGAKTAAEAVRIAKLARASGLCDMVKVEVIGCDKTLLPDPVETLRATEELLKEGFIVLPYTSDDVVLARRLQESGAHAVMPGASPIGSGQGIVNPLNLSLIIEQSTVPVIVDAGIGSPADAALAMELGADGVLLNTAVSSAKDPVKMARAMKLAIEAGRLGYEAGRIPKKRYATASSPSEGWSPVG
- the thiO gene encoding glycine oxidase ThiO, which produces MAQTFDVAVIGGGVMGCGIAWKLAERGHKVVVLERDRVGAKASSAAAGMLGAQAELTEDGPLLRLAVKSRSMFPGLAAELKELSGIDIRFVDRGMVKIALTAEEAEALRDQALRHCEMGLEVAWLDGERLRQRVPGLSPLVQGGVFLPRDGQVSAPDFTRALARSAVKRGAIIREHVEVTGLVLDGNAVRGVKTLTDVIHADRVVVAAGAWTGGMLAKAGVHIPTVPVKGECFSVMADTTFLGHTVFAEGCYLVPKEGGRLVVGATMEPGTFDERISLGGLAELMQKAMRIFPSIHLASWERAWSGIRPQTPDGLPILGRHPEIGGLIVATGHFRNGILLAPVTAEIAADLAEDKPVPPSLEAFRVDRWNNVEVMS